From a region of the Rhizobium bangladeshense genome:
- a CDS encoding DUF6088 family protein: MQRLTRQIMAYAEQLPEGTALSAKAFLHLGNRAAVDQALSRLYERGELVRAGRGIYLKAIKSRFGSRPPTVEQAVEAVAHQRGEVIVSNGAAAANSLGLSSQVPIRSIYFTSGRSRTMTVGSQTVELKHVPRWQLALANKPAGLAVRALAWLGPEKADEALPSIKRKLSAEAFGELVAAAPQFPSWLARSVGKAAHG; this comes from the coding sequence ATGCAACGACTGACAAGACAGATCATGGCCTATGCCGAACAGCTGCCCGAGGGAACGGCGCTGTCCGCAAAGGCCTTCCTGCATTTGGGAAACCGTGCTGCGGTAGACCAGGCTCTGTCGCGCCTATATGAACGCGGCGAGCTCGTCCGGGCCGGTCGTGGGATCTATCTCAAGGCGATCAAGAGCCGCTTCGGAAGCCGGCCGCCGACGGTCGAGCAAGCCGTCGAAGCCGTTGCGCACCAGCGTGGCGAGGTGATCGTTTCGAATGGCGCTGCGGCTGCAAACTCACTCGGGCTTTCCAGTCAGGTGCCGATCCGGTCCATATACTTCACATCCGGTCGCAGCCGAACCATGACTGTCGGCAGCCAGACGGTCGAGTTGAAGCACGTGCCACGTTGGCAGCTTGCCTTGGCGAACAAGCCTGCCGGCCTGGCTGTCCGCGCGCTGGCCTGGCTCGGTCCGGAAAAGGCCGACGAGGCTCTTCCGAGCATCAAGCGGAAGCTCTCCGCAGAGGCGTTCGGCGAACTCGTTGCCGCCGCCCCTCAGTTTCCCAGCTGGCTTGCCCGCAGTGTAGGAAAGGCCGCTCATGGCTGA
- a CDS encoding acetyl-CoA carboxylase biotin carboxylase subunit: protein MRKLPFDTVLIANRGEIAVRVIKTLRELELRSAIVYHALDAGAPAVSMADTAIAVSGRTPVAAYLDTAQIIAAAREANAGAIHPGYGFLAENADFARAVVESGFTFVGPTPESIQLMGDKIRARNFAQRNGIPVVHSAIEEDDPASFIMRARSIGAPLLVKASAGGGGKGMRIARDLDTLEDAIAEARSEAQRYFGDGRLYIERYIEKLRHIEVQVLGDSFGSVVHLFERECSVQRRFQKVIEEAPASTISPRLRQRICEAAVRIARAANYRNAGTVEFIVDGGDFYFLEMNTRLQVEHPVTEMITGIDIVAEQLYLAGGHELRFSQSDIVSKGHAIEARMCAEAPERGFSPTTGKVLVLEYPGGPGLRIDTGISQGQQITTAFDSLLAKVIVHADTRNEAALKVERVMRELVLLGCETNASFLTRVLADEQFLSGQVHTGYLDENPQLAAGDSPSDLSTFLAAAALLTRPVCDSADAVPELHASLGGWRNA, encoded by the coding sequence ATGCGAAAATTACCCTTTGATACCGTTCTGATCGCCAATAGAGGCGAGATTGCCGTACGCGTCATCAAGACCCTGCGCGAGCTTGAATTGCGCTCCGCAATTGTCTACCACGCTCTCGATGCGGGAGCGCCGGCCGTCTCAATGGCCGACACGGCGATTGCTGTGAGCGGTCGCACGCCAGTCGCAGCCTATCTTGATACCGCACAAATCATCGCTGCCGCCCGCGAGGCGAACGCCGGGGCGATTCACCCAGGCTATGGGTTCCTTGCAGAGAATGCGGACTTCGCAAGGGCAGTGGTCGAGTCTGGGTTCACTTTCGTCGGGCCTACTCCTGAGAGCATCCAATTGATGGGTGACAAGATTCGGGCCCGCAACTTCGCTCAGCGGAACGGGATTCCGGTCGTGCATTCAGCGATCGAAGAAGATGACCCTGCCTCGTTCATTATGAGGGCGCGATCCATTGGAGCGCCTTTGCTGGTAAAAGCATCAGCCGGCGGCGGCGGCAAGGGCATGCGGATCGCCCGCGACCTCGACACCTTGGAAGACGCCATTGCGGAGGCACGCAGTGAGGCGCAGCGCTACTTCGGGGATGGCCGGCTCTACATCGAACGATATATCGAAAAGTTACGGCATATCGAAGTGCAGGTGCTCGGCGACTCCTTCGGAAGCGTCGTTCATTTGTTCGAGCGGGAATGCTCGGTTCAGCGCAGATTTCAGAAGGTCATTGAGGAGGCGCCCGCGTCAACGATTTCCCCGCGGTTGCGCCAGAGAATCTGCGAAGCTGCCGTTCGCATCGCTCGAGCCGCCAACTATCGAAATGCAGGAACTGTGGAATTCATCGTGGATGGAGGAGATTTCTATTTCCTCGAGATGAATACGCGCCTGCAGGTGGAACATCCCGTCACCGAAATGATCACTGGCATCGATATTGTTGCCGAACAGCTCTATCTCGCCGGGGGCCATGAGCTTAGATTTTCACAGTCAGATATCGTGTCGAAAGGACACGCGATCGAAGCGAGGATGTGTGCTGAAGCTCCTGAACGCGGCTTTTCTCCTACGACGGGGAAGGTACTGGTGCTCGAGTATCCCGGCGGTCCAGGCCTACGGATCGACACTGGCATCTCGCAGGGTCAGCAGATAACGACAGCCTTTGATTCCTTGTTGGCGAAGGTGATCGTACATGCGGACACGCGTAATGAAGCTGCGCTGAAGGTCGAACGCGTGATGCGGGAGCTGGTGCTCCTCGGCTGCGAAACAAACGCGAGCTTTCTAACGCGCGTCCTTGCCGACGAGCAATTTTTAAGCGGACAGGTCCATACTGGATATCTTGACGAAAATCCGCAGTTGGCCGCTGGCGACTCCCCGTCCGACTTGTCGACCTTCCTAGCCGCCGCCGCTCTACTGACGAGGCCAGTGTGCGATTCGGCAGATGCCGTACCTGAGCTTCACGCCTCGCTCGGCGGCTGGAGAAACGCGTGA
- a CDS encoding LLM class flavin-dependent oxidoreductase has protein sequence MRHTFPSKLTIGIFDHLDDDGRDIAQQYSDRLTLAETCDRLGFYAYHLAEHHCTPHGRGASSNLFLSSVAQRTRQLRVGPLVMLLSLCHPLRAFEEICTLDQLSAGRLELGIGRGSLPIELSYFGIGADAVPERYFEACEILMKAMKGGTLSYRGYHFELNNVPLTLRPHQRPHPPTWIATNRPESAAWAAANGANIACQGPASVVRKITDAFRSERVHNTGADDPVPFLGLLRMVVVGRSAAHAHSLAAPAYGRWVKNFKFLYDLNSIAVPPNLPLTLDAAIESELCVVGTAALVRRALLEQLEEAGANYLLCQLAFGDLPLEASQYTALAIQSVLMDLS, from the coding sequence ATGAGACATACCTTCCCTTCAAAGCTAACCATCGGCATCTTTGATCACTTAGACGACGACGGTCGCGACATCGCACAACAGTACTCAGACCGCCTGACGTTAGCCGAGACGTGCGATCGGCTCGGTTTTTATGCATATCACCTCGCGGAGCACCATTGTACCCCGCACGGGAGAGGCGCATCGTCGAATTTGTTCTTGTCGAGCGTCGCACAGCGCACTCGGCAGCTTCGTGTCGGCCCCTTGGTCATGTTGCTCAGCCTTTGTCATCCGCTACGCGCGTTTGAAGAGATCTGTACGCTGGACCAGTTGAGCGCTGGTAGGCTCGAGCTTGGCATAGGGCGCGGCTCTCTCCCGATCGAATTGAGTTACTTCGGGATTGGTGCAGACGCGGTGCCGGAGCGCTACTTCGAAGCCTGCGAAATCCTCATGAAGGCAATGAAGGGGGGCACACTATCCTACCGAGGCTACCATTTTGAGCTGAACAATGTCCCTTTGACGCTGCGGCCTCATCAGCGTCCACATCCGCCTACATGGATCGCCACCAACCGGCCCGAGTCTGCTGCTTGGGCCGCTGCGAACGGCGCAAACATCGCGTGCCAAGGACCCGCGTCTGTTGTTCGCAAAATTACTGATGCCTTCCGTTCCGAGCGAGTGCACAACACTGGCGCGGACGACCCAGTGCCTTTTCTCGGATTGCTCCGAATGGTAGTGGTCGGACGTTCTGCCGCGCATGCCCATTCACTCGCGGCACCTGCCTACGGCCGATGGGTCAAGAACTTCAAATTCCTGTACGATCTCAACTCGATCGCCGTTCCGCCAAACTTGCCGCTGACCTTAGATGCCGCAATCGAGAGCGAGTTGTGCGTAGTAGGGACGGCAGCTCTTGTGCGCCGGGCTCTCCTCGAGCAGTTGGAAGAGGCGGGCGCCAACTACCTTCTTTGTCAACTTGCGTTTGGAGATCTGCCACTGGAGGCCTCCCAGTACACCGCCCTGGCCATTCAGTCCGTCCTTATGGATCTAAGCTGA